One window from the genome of Hyphomonas neptunium ATCC 15444 encodes:
- a CDS encoding MBL fold metallo-hydrolase, producing the protein MPEIKPFFDPATNTVTYLVWDKATRDAVIIDPVLDFDPAPARLSTASADKVLAAAEAEGLKIRWALDTHAHADHLSAADYVRQKTGAKVGIGAHITDVQKIFRPMFGPTSDTPDETVFDALFNEGDEFPLGNETIRVLHTPGHTAACLTYLIGDAAFVGDTVFMPDYGTARADFPGGDAHALYRSIRKLLALPPETRIFTGHDYLPEGRDKHAWESTVAQHRAANVHVHDGVSEEDFVTMRTTRDKTLGAPRLILPSLQVNIRAGTLPPPESDGQTYLRLPVNRLGK; encoded by the coding sequence ATGCCCGAGATCAAACCGTTTTTTGACCCCGCAACAAACACGGTCACCTATCTCGTCTGGGACAAGGCCACCCGCGACGCCGTCATCATAGACCCCGTGCTGGACTTCGACCCCGCGCCCGCCCGCCTTTCCACGGCATCGGCCGATAAGGTGCTCGCCGCGGCAGAGGCTGAGGGCCTGAAAATCCGCTGGGCGCTCGACACCCACGCCCATGCCGATCACCTTTCGGCCGCTGACTATGTCCGCCAGAAAACCGGCGCCAAGGTCGGCATCGGCGCGCACATCACCGATGTTCAGAAAATCTTCCGCCCGATGTTCGGCCCCACCTCCGACACGCCGGACGAAACCGTGTTCGACGCCCTCTTCAATGAAGGCGATGAATTCCCGCTCGGCAACGAAACAATCCGTGTACTGCACACACCCGGCCACACCGCTGCCTGCCTCACCTATCTGATCGGCGACGCCGCCTTCGTGGGCGATACCGTCTTCATGCCCGACTATGGCACCGCGCGGGCAGACTTTCCCGGCGGCGACGCCCACGCGCTTTACCGCTCAATCCGCAAGCTGCTCGCCCTGCCGCCCGAAACCCGCATCTTCACCGGCCATGACTATCTCCCCGAAGGCCGCGACAAGCATGCCTGGGAATCCACCGTCGCCCAGCACCGCGCCGCCAACGTCCATGTCCATGACGGCGTCTCGGAAGAAGACTTCGTCACCATGCGCACCACCCGCGACAAAACCCTTGGCGCTCCGCGCCTGATCCTCCCCTCCCTGCAGGTCAACATCCGCGCCGGCACCCTTCCCCCACCAGAATCCGACGGCCAGACCTACCTCCGCCTCCCGGTAAACCGCCTCGGCAAATAG
- a CDS encoding N-acetylmuramoyl-L-alanine amidase yields the protein MEIEDTPSPNFDDRKHPVTLLVLHYTGMESGEAALTRMRDPEAKVSAHYMVWEDGRIARLVAENDRAWHAGVSTWQSLEDLNSRSVGIEIVNGGHDYPAPGGALPPYPDAQITAVIALAREIMAHHDIPATGLVAHSDIAPARKIDPGEHFPWQRLAEAGLGLWPPVETGSACVWSGGDASRLNAHLAQIGYDTSDIPAALRAFQRRWMPTAITGLADADTLRRLAQIAEAYALGPVGSSSPQA from the coding sequence ATGGAAATCGAAGACACCCCCAGCCCGAACTTTGACGACCGCAAACACCCCGTCACCCTGCTCGTGCTCCATTATACGGGCATGGAAAGCGGCGAGGCCGCCCTCACCCGCATGCGCGATCCAGAGGCGAAGGTGTCGGCCCATTACATGGTCTGGGAAGACGGCCGCATCGCCCGCCTCGTGGCTGAAAATGACCGCGCCTGGCATGCCGGTGTCTCGACATGGCAGAGCCTTGAGGATTTGAATTCCCGCTCTGTCGGCATCGAGATCGTCAATGGCGGCCATGACTACCCCGCCCCCGGCGGCGCGCTCCCGCCCTATCCCGACGCGCAGATCACCGCCGTCATCGCGCTCGCCCGCGAGATCATGGCCCATCACGACATCCCGGCCACCGGCCTCGTCGCCCATTCGGATATTGCGCCCGCCCGCAAGATCGACCCCGGCGAACATTTCCCCTGGCAGCGCCTGGCAGAGGCCGGCCTCGGCCTCTGGCCCCCCGTCGAGACAGGCAGCGCCTGCGTCTGGTCAGGCGGCGACGCATCGCGCCTCAACGCCCATCTCGCCCAGATCGGTTACGACACCTCCGACATCCCCGCCGCCCTGCGCGCCTTCCAGCGCCGCTGGATGCCCACCGCCATTACCGGCCTTGCAGATGCAGACACCCTGCGCCGCCTCGCCCAGATCGCCGAGGCCTACGCGTTAGGCCCCGTCGGCTCGTCCTCGCCCCAGGCATGA
- a CDS encoding class I SAM-dependent methyltransferase, whose translation MKQRAKVVPKAEGVVLELGCGSGTNFAMYDGAKVDHLYALEPSPGMVVKARRTASELGIGKSIDFLETGAEAIPLANNSVDTAVITFVLCTIPDWKSALAETKRVLKPGGKILFTEHGLAPDEGVAKWQRRVEPVWKALAGGCHLTRDTQAMLREAGFEPEGAETMYLPGTPKIAGFVSWGAARLA comes from the coding sequence ATGAAACAGCGGGCGAAGGTTGTGCCGAAGGCGGAAGGCGTTGTGCTGGAACTGGGCTGTGGATCGGGCACCAACTTTGCGATGTATGACGGGGCGAAGGTGGATCACCTTTATGCGCTGGAGCCGTCTCCGGGGATGGTCGTGAAAGCCAGGCGCACGGCAAGCGAGCTGGGCATCGGCAAGAGCATCGATTTTCTGGAGACCGGCGCGGAAGCCATTCCGCTGGCGAACAATTCGGTCGATACCGCCGTGATTACCTTTGTGCTGTGTACCATCCCTGACTGGAAATCTGCGCTGGCCGAGACGAAACGCGTGCTGAAACCTGGCGGCAAGATCCTCTTCACCGAGCATGGGCTGGCGCCCGACGAAGGCGTGGCCAAATGGCAGCGCCGGGTCGAGCCTGTGTGGAAGGCTTTGGCGGGTGGGTGTCACCTGACGCGCGATACGCAGGCGATGCTGCGCGAGGCGGGGTTTGAGCCGGAGGGCGCGGAGACGATGTACCTTCCGGGCACGCCGAAGATTGCCGGCTTTGTCAGCTGGGGCGCGGCGCGGCTCGCCTGA
- a CDS encoding EVE domain-containing protein, which yields MQYWLMKSEPDAWSWEQQVKKGEAGEIWSGVRNYTARNHMREMKLGDRVFFYHSNIGLEIVGVCEVCELSKPDPTTDDARWDCVTIRALAPMPKPVTLKAAKENPKLAEMSLVSSFRLSVQPVTAAEWKEVCRMGGMDPKTLKAV from the coding sequence ATGCAATACTGGCTGATGAAATCTGAACCCGATGCCTGGAGCTGGGAGCAGCAGGTGAAGAAGGGCGAGGCGGGCGAGATCTGGTCGGGCGTGCGCAACTATACCGCGCGCAACCATATGCGTGAGATGAAGCTCGGCGACCGGGTATTCTTCTACCACTCCAATATCGGGCTGGAGATTGTCGGCGTGTGCGAGGTGTGTGAGCTGTCAAAGCCTGACCCGACCACGGACGATGCGCGCTGGGACTGCGTGACCATCCGCGCGCTGGCACCGATGCCTAAGCCGGTGACGCTGAAGGCGGCCAAGGAGAATCCGAAGCTGGCGGAGATGAGCCTGGTTTCCTCATTCCGGCTGTCGGTGCAGCCGGTGACGGCGGCGGAATGGAAAGAGGTCTGCCGCATGGGCGGCATGGACCCGAAGACGCTGAAGGCGGTTTAG
- a CDS encoding YihY/virulence factor BrkB family protein produces the protein MLERWRPDLIDPAIRAVRRLVRPDVRIVTGGIAFYALFSIFPLIYMTLTLLTFFLPPELAHQLAKPVTNFFSQSVEPLTFEEVDAIQKMTPAGLSVRAFLAAILVLFTATSGAKALITGIRMIAGTADRTRFARFQGTSLLLTATLILVVWLLGALQLIATVAVQEAGGLAMRFASEIATIVDSLWISKGIASFGVFYLILLMSLRGHVRRGTKALAAGAGAAAVAFLGVTFVFQLYLQYSVMGTIYGAIASLIFGFIWLSASVSSLLLGAALATEWAHAWGEDEPTGPNA, from the coding sequence ATGCTTGAGCGCTGGCGCCCCGATCTCATTGATCCTGCTATCCGGGCGGTGCGCCGGCTGGTGCGTCCGGATGTGCGGATCGTGACGGGCGGCATCGCGTTCTATGCGCTGTTTTCGATCTTCCCGCTGATCTATATGACGCTGACATTGCTGACGTTTTTCCTGCCGCCGGAACTGGCGCATCAGCTGGCCAAGCCCGTGACCAACTTCTTCAGCCAGAGCGTGGAGCCGCTGACTTTTGAGGAGGTGGACGCGATCCAGAAGATGACGCCGGCGGGGCTGAGTGTGCGGGCGTTTCTGGCGGCGATCCTGGTGCTGTTTACGGCCACGTCGGGCGCCAAGGCGCTGATTACCGGCATCAGGATGATTGCGGGCACGGCCGACCGGACGCGGTTTGCACGGTTTCAGGGCACGTCCCTGCTGCTGACGGCGACGCTGATCCTGGTAGTGTGGCTGCTGGGGGCGTTGCAGCTGATTGCGACGGTGGCGGTGCAGGAAGCGGGCGGGCTGGCGATGCGGTTTGCCAGCGAGATAGCGACGATTGTGGACTCGCTGTGGATCTCGAAGGGGATTGCGAGTTTCGGGGTGTTTTACCTGATCCTGCTGATGTCGCTGCGCGGGCATGTGCGGCGGGGCACGAAGGCGCTGGCGGCGGGCGCCGGGGCGGCGGCGGTGGCGTTTCTGGGCGTGACGTTCGTGTTCCAGCTCTACCTGCAATATTCGGTGATGGGCACGATCTATGGCGCGATTGCGTCGCTGATTTTCGGCTTTATCTGGCTGTCGGCGTCGGTGTCGTCATTGCTGCTGGGGGCGGCGCTGGCGACCGAGTGGGCTCATGCCTGGGGCGAGGACGAGCCGACGGGGCCTAACGCGTAG
- a CDS encoding IS481-like element ISHne2 family transposase has translation MGWRRTDPMNERVEFIAAWLKGEDSVTGLSVRFDISRKTAYKWIERYKAAGPAGLYDVSRAPLCPAGGTPPELASRVVTLRRAHPAWGPRKLKARLEMDDPGVAWPAASTIGDILKREGLVSPRRFRRRAAPMTTPFAQAHAPNDVWCMDFKGWWRTGDGQRCEPFTVSDALSRYLLVCQPVARTGYDTVWPVLAKAFRDHGLPRAIRSDNGPPFGSVAAGGLSRLAVNFVKMGIFPERITPGKPQENGRHERLHLTLKREAADPVSRTLRAQAARLVRFRKSYNHERPHEALGQKPPAAVYVPSPRVWDGKLRAPDYPGATETRAVRHAGTIRWRGAEPFISEVLIGERVGLFRTGEDQYDVYFGPILLGHIDPKKRMNRIKPGRPRNIP, from the coding sequence ATGGGTTGGAGGCGGACAGATCCGATGAACGAGCGTGTTGAGTTCATCGCGGCGTGGCTGAAGGGTGAGGACAGTGTGACAGGGCTGTCTGTGCGGTTCGATATATCGCGCAAGACGGCCTACAAATGGATTGAGCGTTACAAGGCTGCGGGGCCAGCGGGGCTTTATGATGTGTCTCGAGCCCCGCTTTGCCCGGCGGGCGGCACGCCACCGGAGCTGGCGTCCCGTGTGGTGACGCTCCGGCGGGCGCATCCTGCCTGGGGGCCGCGCAAGTTGAAGGCGCGTCTGGAGATGGATGATCCGGGTGTTGCCTGGCCAGCGGCTTCGACGATCGGTGACATTCTCAAGCGCGAAGGGCTTGTATCTCCGCGGCGGTTTCGCCGGCGCGCGGCGCCGATGACAACGCCCTTTGCGCAGGCGCATGCCCCCAACGATGTCTGGTGCATGGACTTCAAGGGCTGGTGGCGTACGGGCGATGGCCAACGCTGTGAGCCGTTCACGGTCTCGGACGCCCTGAGCCGGTATCTTCTGGTCTGCCAGCCTGTCGCGCGCACGGGCTATGATACGGTCTGGCCGGTACTGGCAAAGGCGTTCCGGGACCACGGCCTGCCGCGCGCCATCCGGTCAGACAATGGTCCGCCTTTCGGGTCTGTGGCGGCCGGGGGCCTGTCCCGTCTGGCGGTCAACTTTGTGAAGATGGGCATCTTCCCGGAACGGATCACCCCTGGAAAGCCGCAGGAGAATGGGCGCCATGAGCGTCTGCATCTGACCCTGAAGCGCGAAGCGGCCGATCCGGTCTCCCGCACACTTCGGGCGCAGGCCGCGCGCCTTGTCCGGTTCCGGAAATCCTACAATCATGAGCGTCCGCATGAGGCGCTCGGCCAGAAACCCCCGGCGGCGGTCTATGTGCCAAGCCCGCGCGTATGGGACGGCAAGCTTCGCGCCCCGGACTATCCTGGCGCCACCGAAACCCGCGCGGTCAGGCACGCCGGCACCATTAGATGGCGCGGCGCGGAACCCTTCATCTCCGAAGTGCTGATCGGGGAGCGCGTTGGCCTCTTCCGGACCGGCGAAGACCAATACGACGTCTACTTCGGCCCCATCCTCCTCGGACACATCGACCCGAAAAAACGCATGAACCGCATCAAGCCTGGCAGACCACGGAACATACCATGA
- a CDS encoding sulfite exporter TauE/SafE family protein, which translates to MELEPLVILAALLSGAVVGLFLGTFGGGGSVLAAPLLIYAVGVKDPHMAIGTSAAAVAAIAAVSLIGHWRAKRVKWPCAGLFALAGIAGSVVGSQLALRVDGTWLLLAFAVAMGAIGLSMFRRPKGLGDPDVHITAAIMARIVPLGLLTGLAAGFFGIGGGFLIVPGLMMATGMTLSNAMASSLVSVALFGATTSANYAFAGHVDLPLAGLLLAGGAVGGVAGVQVARALAGRTALARKGFAAMIVGVAGYVGWNALLGIAATS; encoded by the coding sequence ATGGAACTTGAGCCCCTTGTCATTCTCGCCGCGCTTCTCAGCGGGGCAGTCGTCGGATTGTTTCTGGGAACGTTTGGCGGCGGGGGTTCTGTGCTCGCCGCGCCATTGTTGATCTATGCCGTGGGCGTGAAAGATCCGCATATGGCGATTGGCACATCGGCGGCGGCCGTGGCGGCGATTGCGGCGGTGAGCCTGATCGGTCACTGGCGGGCAAAGCGGGTGAAATGGCCGTGTGCGGGCCTGTTTGCGCTGGCGGGCATTGCCGGATCGGTTGTGGGGTCGCAACTGGCGCTGCGCGTGGACGGCACGTGGCTGTTGCTGGCCTTTGCCGTGGCGATGGGAGCGATCGGGCTTTCGATGTTTCGCCGGCCCAAAGGGCTTGGTGATCCGGACGTGCATATCACGGCGGCCATCATGGCGCGGATTGTGCCGCTGGGGCTGCTGACCGGGCTGGCGGCGGGATTTTTCGGGATCGGCGGCGGCTTTCTGATCGTGCCCGGCCTGATGATGGCGACGGGCATGACATTGTCGAACGCAATGGCCTCCTCGCTCGTCTCGGTGGCGCTGTTTGGGGCGACGACCTCGGCGAACTATGCCTTTGCCGGGCATGTGGACTTGCCCCTCGCAGGCCTGCTGCTGGCGGGCGGCGCAGTGGGCGGGGTTGCCGGCGTGCAGGTGGCCAGGGCGCTCGCGGGGCGCACGGCGCTGGCGCGCAAGGGCTTTGCGGCGATGATTGTGGGGGTGGCGGGGTATGTCGGCTGGAACGCTCTGCTTGGAATTGCCGCAACCTCCTGA
- a CDS encoding D-glycero-alpha-D-manno-heptose-1,7-bisphosphate 7-phosphatase, whose product MNKHRPALFLDRDGVINIDRGYVSRIEDFEFIEGAAETIAAFNQRGWYVFIVTNQSGIARNYYTEDDMHALHDWMQARLAEKGAHIDRIYFCPFHEDGENLRYRKDSFDRKPKPGMLLRAMADFPVKREASFLIGDKEADIEAAKAASVAGFLFTGGNLATFAEWTLASFEDGNRG is encoded by the coding sequence ATGAACAAACATCGCCCCGCCCTCTTTCTGGACAGAGACGGCGTCATCAATATCGACCGGGGCTATGTCAGCCGCATCGAAGACTTCGAGTTCATCGAAGGCGCGGCTGAAACCATTGCCGCCTTCAACCAGCGTGGCTGGTATGTCTTCATCGTCACCAACCAGTCCGGTATCGCCCGCAACTACTATACCGAAGACGACATGCACGCCCTGCATGACTGGATGCAGGCGCGCCTCGCCGAAAAAGGCGCGCATATCGACCGGATCTATTTCTGCCCCTTCCACGAAGACGGCGAAAACCTCCGCTACCGGAAGGACAGCTTCGACCGCAAACCCAAGCCCGGCATGCTCCTGCGCGCGATGGCAGACTTCCCGGTGAAGCGCGAAGCCAGCTTCCTCATCGGCGACAAGGAGGCCGACATCGAAGCAGCCAAAGCCGCCAGCGTGGCCGGCTTCCTCTTCACCGGCGGGAACCTCGCCACCTTCGCCGAATGGACGCTGGCGAGCTTCGAGGATGGCAACAGGGGCTGA
- a CDS encoding heme-dependent oxidative N-demethylase subunit alpha family protein, giving the protein MSLAPGLKPIAPEAWLSPDTEAHVLEEKRALMRARRGEVYGARDGSELAALEAAAAVHGVAGPAVGDWPSALEGAASAVSDDLCVLIKDSDDLWRLEAASLCAPTFWRLDEKLGEPLGGLHGPVPGANPGLVSRIHRMFDALRPGQVLERFNWTVQPGTERFTPSQAAFKALAGGMDEAGALDGLWLRVERQTISKLEISGAVVFTIRVAIDPLRAALDGPGQAEAFRAAWEGIDPVLADYKGWPHYQRLVHAALAQAGERR; this is encoded by the coding sequence TTGAGCCTGGCGCCGGGGCTGAAGCCGATTGCGCCGGAGGCGTGGCTGAGTCCGGACACCGAGGCGCATGTGCTGGAGGAAAAGCGGGCGCTGATGCGAGCGCGGCGCGGCGAGGTTTATGGCGCGCGCGATGGCAGCGAGCTGGCGGCGTTGGAGGCAGCGGCGGCGGTGCATGGCGTGGCCGGGCCTGCGGTGGGCGATTGGCCGAGCGCGCTGGAGGGGGCGGCGAGCGCGGTTTCCGATGATCTCTGTGTGCTGATCAAAGATAGCGATGACCTTTGGCGGCTAGAGGCAGCGAGCCTGTGTGCGCCAACCTTCTGGCGGCTGGACGAGAAGCTGGGCGAGCCTCTGGGCGGACTGCATGGACCGGTGCCCGGCGCCAATCCGGGGCTGGTTTCGCGGATACACCGGATGTTTGACGCGCTGCGGCCGGGGCAGGTGCTGGAGCGGTTCAACTGGACGGTTCAGCCGGGAACGGAGCGGTTTACGCCGTCGCAGGCGGCATTCAAGGCGCTGGCCGGCGGGATGGATGAAGCGGGCGCCCTGGACGGGCTGTGGCTGCGGGTGGAGCGGCAGACGATTTCGAAGCTGGAAATTTCTGGCGCGGTGGTGTTCACGATCCGGGTGGCGATTGATCCGCTACGGGCCGCGCTTGATGGGCCGGGGCAGGCGGAGGCGTTTCGGGCGGCCTGGGAAGGGATTGATCCGGTGCTGGCAGACTATAAAGGCTGGCCGCATTATCAGCGGCTGGTTCACGCAGCGCTGGCGCAGGCGGGCGAGCGCCGTTAA
- a CDS encoding class I SAM-dependent methyltransferase, whose product MKGYGPETFGALNAEDYDLLHNPGTTGAAVDLLADISLGQRTLELAIGTGRVALPMAQRGCNISGIEASLEMVAKLREKPGGTAIPVTMGDMSEVRAEGRFGFIFLIFNTLFNLTSQEAQLRCFRNAADMLEPGSAFLVEAFVPDIAQFRDHRSLKPKHLDRNSLTLEAAIHDPVKQLVEYQYLRFTPDGIRMTPLPMRYAWPSEIDLMARLAGLQPESRWGAWDRAAFTANSRMHISLYRKPTGS is encoded by the coding sequence ATGAAGGGATACGGCCCCGAAACCTTCGGAGCGCTGAATGCGGAGGACTACGACCTCCTGCATAATCCCGGCACAACCGGTGCGGCCGTTGATCTGTTAGCGGACATTTCCCTTGGTCAACGCACACTCGAACTCGCTATCGGCACTGGGCGCGTCGCCCTACCCATGGCGCAGCGGGGTTGCAATATTTCAGGCATAGAAGCCTCGTTAGAAATGGTAGCAAAGCTCCGCGAAAAACCCGGTGGTACGGCGATCCCGGTAACCATGGGCGATATGTCTGAGGTCAGGGCAGAGGGCCGGTTCGGCTTCATTTTCTTGATTTTCAATACACTGTTCAACCTCACGAGTCAGGAAGCCCAGCTTCGCTGTTTCCGGAATGCCGCCGACATGCTGGAACCCGGCAGCGCATTCCTAGTCGAAGCATTCGTGCCAGACATCGCCCAGTTCCGGGACCATCGCAGCCTGAAACCCAAGCATCTTGACCGGAATTCGCTGACCTTGGAAGCCGCGATCCATGACCCAGTGAAGCAGCTGGTCGAATATCAGTATCTCCGGTTCACGCCGGACGGCATCCGCATGACGCCCCTTCCGATGCGCTATGCCTGGCCCTCAGAGATTGACCTGATGGCCCGCCTCGCTGGCCTCCAGCCAGAAAGTCGCTGGGGCGCATGGGATCGCGCAGCTTTCACCGCCAATAGCCGCATGCATATCTCGCTCTACCGCAAGCCTACTGGCAGCTGA
- a CDS encoding DMT family transporter codes for MAIRDFILLCAVCLVWGLNLVVTRWAVADMAIPPIFFAALRFLGVAVCLVPFLFPRPPNLRTLFFVSIMIGSVHFSLLFIGLQHADASAAAVTGQLGVPFSTLMSMLFLGEVIRWRRAIGITLAFLGVIIIALDPANFSVSFGLLYIIASAFIGSAGGIVMKRMPQISGLRMQAWVGLFSFAPLFALSFAIEENQLATYIDGGWMVWAASAFAILGVSVFGHSAFYTLLKKYDVSLLSPLTLMTPIWGVIFGIALLNEPLTPRLILGAIVSLSGVLVIALRPNEKMPEAALGKKAGAGDS; via the coding sequence ATGGCCATACGTGACTTCATCCTGCTCTGCGCTGTCTGCCTCGTCTGGGGGCTGAACCTTGTCGTCACGCGCTGGGCCGTGGCCGACATGGCCATTCCGCCGATCTTCTTTGCCGCGCTGCGTTTCCTCGGCGTGGCGGTCTGCCTCGTGCCCTTCCTCTTCCCGCGCCCACCCAATTTGCGCACGCTGTTCTTCGTCTCGATCATGATCGGCAGCGTCCACTTCTCGCTCCTCTTCATCGGTCTCCAACACGCAGACGCTTCCGCTGCCGCTGTCACCGGCCAGCTCGGCGTGCCCTTCTCCACGCTGATGAGCATGCTGTTCCTCGGAGAAGTCATCCGCTGGCGCCGCGCTATCGGCATCACGCTCGCCTTTCTGGGTGTCATCATCATCGCGCTGGACCCGGCAAACTTCTCGGTCTCCTTCGGCCTGCTCTACATCATCGCCTCCGCCTTCATCGGCTCGGCGGGCGGCATCGTGATGAAACGCATGCCGCAGATCTCCGGCCTGCGCATGCAGGCCTGGGTCGGCCTTTTCAGCTTTGCGCCGCTCTTTGCGCTCTCCTTCGCCATCGAGGAAAACCAGCTTGCCACCTACATCGATGGCGGCTGGATGGTCTGGGCCGCCAGTGCCTTCGCCATCCTCGGTGTCTCCGTGTTCGGCCATTCGGCCTTCTATACGCTGCTCAAGAAGTATGACGTCTCCCTCCTCTCCCCGCTCACGCTGATGACCCCCATCTGGGGCGTCATCTTCGGCATTGCGCTGCTGAACGAACCGCTGACCCCGCGCCTCATCCTCGGCGCCATCGTTTCGCTGTCGGGCGTGCTTGTCATCGCGCTCCGCCCGAACGAGAAAATGCCTGAAGCGGCCCTCGGCAAGAAGGCCGGCGCCGGAGACTCGTGA